Genomic DNA from Hyphomicrobiales bacterium:
AATATCACAAGGGTAGACAGCGGGTTGGAAAGCCAGACTGCATAGGCAATCAAGAGGAACGCAAGGCCAAGATACATGGGGTTGCGGCTGTATTTATAAAGGCCGCTTACCACTAGGCTTTCCGTTTTTTGCGGAGAAAGTGGGCTAACGGTGGTCTTTGCTCGCAAGAACATGAACATCGCCGCAAACTCAATAGCGAGGCCGAACGCGCCAACAACAATTGCTAATTTAAGGCTGCCATTAAACGGTGTGTTGAGCGCTGGAACGAATTTAGCAAATGCCCACATTAAGACGGCGGCAATAACCCCTTGAACGGGTGGTGGAATGACTAGACGCATGATGTTTTCTCCTCGTCCTTCTCAATATCGCGAACTTCGCGCAAAAACCAGTGGAGGTCGTCATGGAAAAGCTGATAAGGGTATAAACTGAATAAACGGGAGGGTTTAAGTTCATGAAAAAGCGTCAGTTAGGGCAGGGCGGACCAATGGTGTCCGCGATTGGTTTGGGATGTTGGAACATTACCGGCGCTTATGGCGAGACCAATGAAGAAGAAAGCCGCGCAACGCTTTCTAAGGCATTAGACCTTGGCGTGGATTTTCTCGATACTGCCAATGTCTACGGCGGCGGTTTATCAGAGCAGATTATCGGACGCTTTATCAAAGACCATCCCAACAGGTTTAAGATTGCCAGTAAAGTTGGTATTTACCGCGACCCTGAAACCAATGTTCGTGGCTTTAACAATTCGCCGGAACATCTGCGGGCATCACTTGAGAAAACGCTGACCCATCTGGGTGTCGATTATATCGATCTTTATTATATCCACCGTCGTGAAGCCGAGCGTCCGATTGAAGAGGTGATGGATACCTTGGGGCGGTTTGTTGATGAGGGTAAAATTGGCGGGATTGGATTTTCTGAAATTTCGCCAGGGTCGCTGAGACGCGCCCATGCGGTTCGTCCTGTCGCGGCTGTTCAAAGTGAATATTCTTTGTGGGTAAGAATGCCAGAACTTGGCGTTATTCAAACCTGCAAAGAATTGGACGTTGCCTTTGTTCCGTTCTCACCATTGGGGCGCGGTGTGTTTGCGGAAAAGACGCCTGATCCATCAAGTTTTGCCAATGATGATTTCCGTAAAAACAATCCGCGTTTTTTGGAGCCTAATTTTTCTTACAATGCAAAAGCCATCGAGCCGTTTAAAGAATTGGCCCGCACCATGGGCGTGACCACGCCAGCCTTAGCGATTGCTTGGATTTTAGCGCAGGGGGAGCACATGATCCCGATACCGGGCACACGTTCACCGACCAATCTGGCTGATGATGTATCCGCCATTGATATTGATTTAAGCAGTGACGACCTTGCTGCAATCGAGAAA
This window encodes:
- a CDS encoding isoprenylcysteine carboxylmethyltransferase family protein — encoded protein: MRLVIPPPVQGVIAAVLMWAFAKFVPALNTPFNGSLKLAIVVGAFGLAIEFAAMFMFLRAKTTVSPLSPQKTESLVVSGLYKYSRNPMYLGLAFLLIAYAVWLSNPLSTLVILGFVWWINKFQIEPEEEILREKFGNEYIEYHDRVGRWF
- a CDS encoding aldo/keto reductase, whose protein sequence is MKKRQLGQGGPMVSAIGLGCWNITGAYGETNEEESRATLSKALDLGVDFLDTANVYGGGLSEQIIGRFIKDHPNRFKIASKVGIYRDPETNVRGFNNSPEHLRASLEKTLTHLGVDYIDLYYIHRREAERPIEEVMDTLGRFVDEGKIGGIGFSEISPGSLRRAHAVRPVAAVQSEYSLWVRMPELGVIQTCKELDVAFVPFSPLGRGVFAEKTPDPSSFANDDFRKNNPRFLEPNFSYNAKAIEPFKELARTMGVTTPALAIAWILAQGEHMIPIPGTRSPTNLADDVSAIDIDLSSDDLAAIEKILPVGFAHGDRYSQAQLAGAERFC